In the Candidatus Binatia bacterium genome, TTGGCGTTGGCCGCGTCAGGATCCGTTTTGGACGCGGCGCCTTCCGTCCATGTTTGCCAATTGGTTAATCGGCCGAATCACGGGCGTACGGCTGCATGACTATGGATGCACGTTAAAGGCGATGCGGAGAGAAGTGGTGTCCGAGCTGCGGCTATATGGGGAAATGCACCGCTTCATCCCAGCCTTGGCGGCCGAGGTTGGTGCTCGAATTGCGGAAATTCGTGTGCGGCACCGCCCGCGGCAGGCTGGGAAATCGAAGTATGGTCTTTCGCGCACTTGGAAAGTGCTGCTCGACTTAGTGGCGGTGAAGTTTTTAACCGGTTATTCAACGCGCCCCATCCAAGTGTTCGGCTCCCTCGGGCTCATATGTGGATTGGTTGGCATCGCGATTATTGGTGCGCTTGGATTCCAGCGCCTGGTTCTGGGGGTGCCCTTGGCAAACCGGCCGCTTGTCCTGTTGGGAATCTTGCTGACGGTGGTGGGCATACAATTCGTCAGCATGGGTTTGTTAGGCGAGTTGTTGGTGCGCACATACCATGAGTCGCAAGGAAAACCAATTTACCGTTCGCGTCGCGCGTCTCAGAGCCAACACTTGCGTTGACCTGTTAAGGCAAGCGGGCTACAGGAGCGCCACTTTAAATTTCGGTGGCGCCCCAGTGCTTGTGCTGACTGCCATTCGCCCGTCGTGCTCAGCATTCCAAAAGCTTCCGTAGGAGGTTTCATGAAACTCTGCGTCATTGGCACGGGCTATGTGGGTTTGGTGGCGGGGACGTGTTTTGCGGAAAGTGGCAACGACGTCATTTGTGTCGATGTCGATGCCGCAAAAATCGAGCGGCTGAAGCGCGGCGAGGTGCCGATTTACGAACCCGGCCTGGAAGAGTTGATTCGCCGCAACGTCGCGGAAGGTCGCCTTTCGTTTACGACCGAGTTGGCAGACGCCGTGCGCAAGTCCCTGCTGTGCTTCATCGCAGTCGGAACTCCGCAGAGCGATGATGGCAGTGCCGACCTCGGTGCCGTCATCCGTGTCGCCGCGGAAATTGGCGAAGCGATGGACGGGTATCGTGTGATCGTGACGAAAAGCACCGTGCCAGTGGGGACATCCGAGCGCGTCCGGCAGGTGATTGCCTCCCGCACGAAGCATCCCTTCGACGTCGTCTCCAATCCCGAGTTTCTCAAGGAAGGTGCCGCCATCGAGGACTTTATGAAACCCGACCGGGTGGTCATTGGGACGGACAGCCCCCGCGCCCGCGAGCTTTTGCAGGAACTGTATGAGCCTTTCGTCCGTACAGAACAACCGATCTTATTCATGAGTGCGGCAAGTGCCGAAATGACCAAGTACTGCGCGAACTCGATGTTGGCAGCCAGAATCTCCTTGATGAACGAGTTCGCTAATTTGTGTGAAAAAGTTGGGGCGAATATCGACGACGTCCGTCGAGGCGTTGGCTTTGACCGCCGCATTGGACAGCATTTCCTCTTTCCGGGCGTCGGGTACGGGGGATCCTGCTTTCCGAAGGATGTGAAGGCTGTCATCCGCACGGCGGAGCAGCACGGTCTCGATTTTCGGATGTTGCGTGCAGCCGAAGAGGTGAACGAGCGGCAAAAGCGGTTGCTCGTGGAGAAGGTGAAAGAGCACTTTGGGGACTACTTGCGAGGGATGCGGTTCGCGGTTTGGGGGCTAGCCTTTAAGCCGCGTACGGATGACATGCGGGAGGCTCCCTCGATCACGATTATCGAGGCGCTGCTCAAATCGCATGCGGAGGTGCACGCTCACGACCCGGAAGCTCTCGCAGAGGCGCGGAAGATTTTTGGGGACCGAATCCATTATCACCGCGTGAACTACGAAGCCTTGCGCGGAGCGGATGCGCTCCTGATCGTAACGGAATGGAATGAATTCCGTCGGCCGGATTTTGACCGCATGAAGTCCTTGATGAAACACCCGGTCATTTTCGATGGGCGCAATATTTATGATCCGGACGACATGCGGGAACGGGGCTTCGTTTATTACTCGGTCGGGCGACGACCCGTGAAACCCTAATGGCAAGGATCCTCATTACTGGAGGCGCTGGTTTCATTGGCTCGCACTTGTGCGATCGCTTGCTGGCCGAGGGGCACGAAGTGATCGCGATGGACAATTTCTTCACGTCGCACCCGCGCAACATTGCGCACCTTCTGGGTCACGAGCGATTTCGCTTTGTCAAGCACGACGTTACCGAATACATCTACATTGATGGGCACCTAGATGCCATCCTCCACTTGGCTTCGTTACCGAGCCCGGTAGATTACTTGCGGGAGCCGATCAAAACGCTCAAGGTCGGCGCGCTCGGTACCCACAAGGCGCTTGGATTGGCACGCAAGCATAAGGCCAAGTTTCTGCTCGCTTCGACCTCGGAGGTCTACGGCGACCCGCAAGTGCACCCGCAGCCGGAGACATATTGGGGGAATGTGAATCCAATCGGCCCGCGCGGCGTGTACGACGAGTCGAAACGATTCGCCGAAGCGATGACCATGGCGTACCACCGGTACCACGGGATCGACACACGCATCGTGCGCATCTTCAACACCTATGGTCCCCGAATGCGCGCGGACGACGGGCGTGTGGTCACGAACTTCATCGCACAAGGTCTCCGCGGCGAGCCACTGACGGTGTACGATGACGGCTCGCGCACGCGCAGCTTCTGCTACGTGAGCGACCTGGTCGAGGGTATGGTACGTCTATTGGAGTCACCCGTGGTGGAGCCGGTCAACCTGGGCAACCCGCAGGAAATGACGGTGTTGGAGTTCGCGAAGGTGGTCCAAAGATTGACCGGTGGTCGGTCCGATATTGTGTTCGTGACACCGAAGGACGAGCGCACAAAGGACGATCCGCACATCCGACAGCCGGATATCTCCCGTGCCCGGTCGTTGCTTGGCTGGGAGCCGCGCGTGCCTTTGGAGGAAGGGTTGCAGCACACGATTGATTACTTCCGCGCGCTCTTGGGTCTGGAGGCCAGATGAAAATCCTCGTAACCGGCGGAGCAGGCTTTATTGGCTCACATGTGGCCGAGGCGTTTATGCGCGAAGGCCACCGCGTCATTGTCGTGGACGATTTGTCCTCCGGGCGAGCGGACAATCTCCCACAGGGGGTACGGCTCGAGGTCATGGATATTCGTTCCGAGCAAGTGGCGGACTTGATCGCCCGGGAACAACCCGAGGTGCTGTGTCACCATGCTGCGCAAATGGACGTGCGCCGGTCAGTGGCGGATCCGCAGTTCGACGCTTCCGTGAATATTCTCGGGCTTCTCAACTTGTTGGAGGCGGGTCGCCGAAACGGACTGAAGCGGGTCCTGTTCGCCTCGACCGGGGGGGCAATTTATGGAGAACAGCAGGTTTTTCCCTGTCCGGAGACGCATCCGACCAATCCGGTAAGTCCTTACGGTGTGGCCAAGTTGGCCAGCGAGAAGTACCTGCATTTCTATGCGGAAGCGTACGGTATTCGCTGGACCGCGTTGCGGTATGCCAATGTATACGGGCCGAGGCAAAATCCACACGGCGAAGCTGGGGTGGTGGCAATTTTCACTGAAAAGTTGTTGCGCGGGGAGCAACCGGTCATCAATGGCGATGGGAAGCAAACCCGCGATTACGTTTACGTTGGTGACCTGGTCCGCGCAAACATCCTGGCATTGCAAAGCGATTATTGTGGCCCGTTGAATTTGGGTACCGGGCGGGAAACGGATGTGAATACCTTGTTTCATCTCCTTTGCCGCGCCTGTGGTGTGGAGCGCCCGGAAGTGCACGGTCCGGCAAAGCCAGGCGAGCAGCGCCGGAGCTCCATCGATA is a window encoding:
- a CDS encoding glycosyltransferase family 2 protein → MKAEISAVLPVYNEALNLEPLHRELIAVLERLGRPFEIVYVDDGSTDGSAELLDQFSSDDRVRVIHLARNYGQTAALAAGFDQATGDVVVTLDADGQNDPREIGKLLAEIDRGFDLVVGWRWPRQDPFWTRRLPSMFANWLIGRITGVRLHDYGCTLKAMRREVVSELRLYGEMHRFIPALAAEVGARIAEIRVRHRPRQAGKSKYGLSRTWKVLLDLVAVKFLTGYSTRPIQVFGSLGLICGLVGIAIIGALGFQRLVLGVPLANRPLVLLGILLTVVGIQFVSMGLLGELLVRTYHESQGKPIYRSRRASQSQHLR
- a CDS encoding UDP-glucose/GDP-mannose dehydrogenase family protein; amino-acid sequence: MKLCVIGTGYVGLVAGTCFAESGNDVICVDVDAAKIERLKRGEVPIYEPGLEELIRRNVAEGRLSFTTELADAVRKSLLCFIAVGTPQSDDGSADLGAVIRVAAEIGEAMDGYRVIVTKSTVPVGTSERVRQVIASRTKHPFDVVSNPEFLKEGAAIEDFMKPDRVVIGTDSPRARELLQELYEPFVRTEQPILFMSAASAEMTKYCANSMLAARISLMNEFANLCEKVGANIDDVRRGVGFDRRIGQHFLFPGVGYGGSCFPKDVKAVIRTAEQHGLDFRMLRAAEEVNERQKRLLVEKVKEHFGDYLRGMRFAVWGLAFKPRTDDMREAPSITIIEALLKSHAEVHAHDPEALAEARKIFGDRIHYHRVNYEALRGADALLIVTEWNEFRRPDFDRMKSLMKHPVIFDGRNIYDPDDMRERGFVYYSVGRRPVKP
- a CDS encoding SDR family oxidoreductase, translating into MARILITGGAGFIGSHLCDRLLAEGHEVIAMDNFFTSHPRNIAHLLGHERFRFVKHDVTEYIYIDGHLDAILHLASLPSPVDYLREPIKTLKVGALGTHKALGLARKHKAKFLLASTSEVYGDPQVHPQPETYWGNVNPIGPRGVYDESKRFAEAMTMAYHRYHGIDTRIVRIFNTYGPRMRADDGRVVTNFIAQGLRGEPLTVYDDGSRTRSFCYVSDLVEGMVRLLESPVVEPVNLGNPQEMTVLEFAKVVQRLTGGRSDIVFVTPKDERTKDDPHIRQPDISRARSLLGWEPRVPLEEGLQHTIDYFRALLGLEAR
- a CDS encoding GDP-mannose 4,6-dehydratase, producing MKILVTGGAGFIGSHVAEAFMREGHRVIVVDDLSSGRADNLPQGVRLEVMDIRSEQVADLIAREQPEVLCHHAAQMDVRRSVADPQFDASVNILGLLNLLEAGRRNGLKRVLFASTGGAIYGEQQVFPCPETHPTNPVSPYGVAKLASEKYLHFYAEAYGIRWTALRYANVYGPRQNPHGEAGVVAIFTEKLLRGEQPVINGDGKQTRDYVYVGDLVRANILALQSDYCGPLNLGTGRETDVNTLFHLLCRACGVERPEVHGPAKPGEQRRSSIDSTLAAQVLGWRPEVALEDGLRRTVEYFRSRLQHPGA